A section of the Nitrospira sp. genome encodes:
- a CDS encoding MATE family efflux transporter, whose product MANGVAQIRRSVMTLALPVTVSSLLQRTEGIVAVFLVGGLGAIPIAAVGLGQLLAFIATTLVSGLSVGSNVIIAQQWGARRYEEAGQASRHFLGLSICVAFALALLGLSTNGLIMRLLGAQPEVIALALPYSNLIFLVIPFTVLLAVLSSILQGTGDTKTPMYAMILVNVLHIAIAYPLIYGYWGVPAFGVKGAAVAVGIAEATGSIYLLSRCRTIFKPSKRLRWDMIRTIWHVGAPVSGERIMQQAGILLYTKIVLIYGTVSYAAHQVGLSIESLSFLPGYGFAIAAATMVGQSIGAGKYTRAKLENWEANRLATFIMSAMGIVFFFFPYALLRAFTSDEAVIDLGTVFLKIVALLQVPLALTMVLAGSLRGAGDTRFIMIATTIGMWGVRIPIAFVAGYWLTMGVFYVWLAMIADWTLRMVLMLWRYRSERWKSIRVLRSSTT is encoded by the coding sequence ATGGCAAACGGCGTCGCACAAATCAGACGATCGGTCATGACCCTCGCACTCCCGGTGACGGTGAGCAGCCTGCTGCAGCGAACCGAAGGCATCGTCGCGGTCTTTCTCGTCGGAGGGTTGGGCGCAATCCCCATTGCCGCTGTGGGATTGGGCCAACTGCTTGCGTTCATCGCAACGACCCTCGTGTCGGGTCTCTCGGTCGGGAGCAACGTCATCATCGCGCAACAGTGGGGCGCCCGCCGGTATGAAGAAGCAGGTCAGGCCTCCCGGCATTTTCTCGGCCTGTCGATATGCGTGGCCTTCGCTCTGGCCCTGCTCGGCCTGTCGACGAACGGACTCATCATGCGGCTGCTCGGCGCACAGCCGGAGGTCATCGCCCTCGCACTCCCCTATTCAAACCTAATCTTTCTGGTGATCCCCTTCACCGTGCTCCTCGCAGTCCTCTCGTCGATTCTCCAGGGGACCGGGGACACTAAGACGCCCATGTACGCCATGATCCTGGTCAATGTGCTCCACATCGCCATTGCCTATCCGCTGATCTATGGCTATTGGGGAGTCCCGGCGTTCGGTGTGAAGGGCGCTGCCGTCGCCGTGGGGATTGCGGAAGCGACCGGCTCAATCTATCTGCTGTCCCGCTGCCGGACGATCTTCAAACCGTCGAAGCGGCTCAGATGGGACATGATCCGCACCATCTGGCACGTGGGTGCGCCGGTATCCGGCGAACGGATCATGCAGCAGGCGGGTATTCTGCTCTACACCAAAATCGTGTTGATCTACGGCACGGTCTCCTATGCTGCGCACCAGGTGGGACTCTCGATCGAATCGCTCTCGTTCCTGCCTGGCTACGGCTTTGCCATCGCCGCCGCCACCATGGTCGGGCAAAGTATCGGCGCCGGCAAATACACGCGAGCCAAACTCGAAAACTGGGAAGCGAACCGGTTGGCCACCTTCATCATGTCCGCGATGGGCATCGTGTTCTTCTTTTTTCCCTATGCCCTGCTGCGCGCGTTCACCAGCGATGAAGCGGTCATCGATCTTGGGACCGTGTTTCTCAAGATCGTGGCACTGCTGCAAGTACCGTTGGCGCTGACCATGGTGCTGGCCGGCTCGTTACGCGGCGCGGGCGACACCCGATTCATCATGATCGCCACGACGATCGGGATGTGGGGCGTGCGTATCCCCATCGCGTTCGTGGCAGGGTACTGGCTGACGATGGGGGTCTTCTACGTCTGGCTGGCGATGATCGCAGACTGGACCTTGCGCATGGTGCTGATGCTCTGGCGGTATCGGTCGGAGCGATGGAAATCGATCCGAGTGCTCCGTTCCTCGACGACGTGA
- a CDS encoding HAD-IA family hydrolase: MTQSRIQVVFFDAADTLFHIHGSVAEIYLQHAEKHGFRKTPESLAAIKSAFARSFRDAPPPVFAATEPAAIKQSERLWWFDIVHNVFYRVGMFEAFDEFFEEVFARFEQSESWRLFPETVDVLKTLKGQGFELGIISNFDSRLFSVLRGLGIADLFDTVTISSLAHAAKPSARIFHQALEKHAVDPDEALHVGDSERDDVKGAQGVGLTGVLLARGEGARPSGGTTITNLNELLPLLSRLQ, from the coding sequence ATGACGCAGAGTCGCATTCAAGTCGTTTTCTTCGATGCCGCCGACACCCTGTTCCATATTCACGGGTCAGTGGCCGAGATTTACCTGCAGCATGCGGAGAAACATGGGTTCCGGAAAACCCCCGAATCGTTAGCCGCGATCAAATCCGCCTTTGCCCGTTCGTTCCGTGATGCGCCGCCGCCGGTGTTTGCTGCGACCGAGCCTGCCGCGATCAAGCAGTCTGAACGGTTGTGGTGGTTCGACATCGTGCACAACGTGTTCTACCGCGTCGGTATGTTCGAGGCCTTCGACGAGTTTTTCGAGGAGGTATTTGCACGGTTCGAGCAATCGGAGTCCTGGCGGCTCTTTCCTGAGACGGTCGATGTACTCAAGACTCTGAAAGGGCAGGGATTCGAGTTGGGCATCATTTCCAACTTCGACTCGCGGTTGTTTTCCGTACTGCGTGGTTTGGGGATCGCCGATCTGTTCGATACGGTCACGATTTCCAGTTTGGCCCATGCCGCCAAACCCTCCGCGCGCATCTTCCACCAGGCGCTGGAGAAACATGCGGTCGATCCGGACGAGGCGCTGCATGTCGGCGACAGCGAGCGTGACGATGTGAAAGGAGCGCAGGGCGTCGGACTGACCGGGGTGTTGCTCGCGAGAGGGGAGGGGGCGCGTCCTTCAGGCGGGACGACGATCACCAACCTCAACGAATTACTGCCGCTGCTGTCACGCCTGCAATAA
- a CDS encoding 2-dehydropantoate 2-reductase: MKQIMVVGAGSVGGFFGAHLAKNNPNVSFLLRPRTLEAVQRHGLMIKSAKGNFTVHPPAASDPRELAPPDLIILAVKAYDLDEVMAQLEPVLTERTVMLTLQNGIDTEDRIIARVHRDAVVGGVAFIYSKIVAPGVIEHYKRGGVAIGELMGHKSERVLQIAEIFKQAGISCQLSDDIRKSKWEKMCWNCVFNPLTVLIDDKVAKALDHPEMAGVIRQIVGEVMAVSAAVKVPLAPDMAEKVVKWTQELRDIHTSMYDDWKAKRPTEIDYLNGYIVRTGRELGIPTPVNEALTAMVKAITEREPAGPGVVRIEGAVVQPVALTRAALAQLPHDQHVEDISQLMPSMRGRAIRVKGLLDIPALAVDADHVTFHSVDGKYAATLTLQQAQEFGLLLYELDGQPLPDGKGGPYRLVTPGLGDLCANVKGVGRIEVRAGSGKDTRPSVRPPECTPEGQS, from the coding sequence ATGAAGCAGATCATGGTGGTTGGGGCCGGTTCCGTCGGCGGTTTCTTCGGGGCCCATCTCGCAAAAAATAATCCGAACGTCTCGTTTCTTCTGCGACCACGCACCCTGGAGGCAGTGCAGCGCCATGGCTTGATGATCAAAAGTGCCAAGGGCAACTTCACCGTGCATCCGCCTGCAGCCTCCGATCCGCGAGAGCTGGCGCCACCGGATCTCATCATTCTGGCGGTGAAGGCCTACGACCTCGATGAAGTCATGGCGCAGCTGGAGCCGGTGCTCACCGAGCGTACCGTCATGCTCACGCTTCAGAACGGCATCGATACCGAAGACCGCATCATCGCGCGGGTGCATCGCGACGCTGTGGTCGGCGGCGTGGCGTTCATCTACTCGAAGATCGTGGCGCCCGGCGTCATTGAACATTACAAGCGGGGTGGCGTGGCCATCGGCGAACTCATGGGCCACAAGAGCGAACGGGTGCTGCAGATTGCGGAGATCTTCAAGCAGGCGGGCATTTCCTGCCAGCTCAGCGACGATATCAGGAAGAGCAAATGGGAAAAGATGTGCTGGAACTGCGTCTTCAACCCCCTCACGGTCTTGATCGACGACAAGGTGGCCAAGGCGCTGGATCACCCGGAGATGGCCGGAGTGATCCGGCAGATCGTGGGCGAAGTGATGGCGGTGTCGGCGGCGGTGAAGGTGCCCTTGGCGCCGGATATGGCCGAGAAGGTGGTGAAGTGGACGCAGGAACTGCGGGACATCCACACTTCGATGTACGACGATTGGAAAGCCAAGCGCCCCACCGAGATCGACTATCTGAACGGCTACATTGTCCGTACAGGACGGGAGTTAGGGATTCCCACCCCGGTGAATGAAGCACTGACAGCAATGGTGAAAGCCATCACGGAGCGGGAACCCGCTGGTCCCGGTGTCGTCCGGATCGAGGGCGCGGTCGTTCAGCCGGTCGCCCTCACCCGCGCGGCGCTGGCGCAACTGCCCCACGACCAACATGTCGAGGATATCAGCCAACTGATGCCGTCGATGCGGGGCCGGGCCATTCGCGTCAAAGGCCTGTTGGATATTCCGGCCCTCGCGGTCGACGCCGACCATGTCACGTTCCACTCCGTCGATGGCAAGTATGCGGCGACGCTCACCCTGCAGCAGGCGCAAGAGTTCGGATTGTTACTGTACGAACTCGACGGCCAGCCGCTGCCGGACGGCAAGGGTGGGCCCTATCGCCTGGTAACGCCGGGTTTGGGCGATCTCTGCGCGAACGTAAAGGGCGTGGGGCGGATCGAAGTGCGGGCCGGATCGGGGAAGGATACGCGGCCGTCTGTCAGGCCTCCGGAGTGCACGCCCGAGGGGCAGAGCTGA
- a CDS encoding response regulator has product MGSTIFVIDSSPAVHRMVEQISAPEGHKVMGFSDGPSALDAARKLSPALVIADYHLDKITFSGFCKEISRQDNLAETLIVSMVDGSDRLDESKLRSLGVRAFLKKPLHREQLLDTIKGILNGAAGNPPSGKPAKIRTWPPVSTGTDDEDDESASDASIDDAAHHELEKEHSPMSPSLSRAAAPAASAPASNDPTGEALMKGLLEHLLHSVTVQADRKINELLPAAIAKDLAGQVNLAVGKAVQAEVAKQLADALAPERLQTVMRALIQAELKQQAQTQLGGLEATVRQTVTELAPALVEQSTEKRLGDLTDTGVKQHLPEALKTHLGTIDQLVKREVEQVAANCARQAADEIVHEMAKDPIREAVQRIVPDVAETQIRAEIKRLSSPD; this is encoded by the coding sequence ATGGGATCGACCATCTTTGTGATCGACAGTAGCCCTGCCGTGCACCGCATGGTGGAACAGATTTCTGCGCCGGAAGGCCACAAGGTCATGGGATTTTCCGACGGCCCCTCGGCCCTCGACGCTGCCCGCAAACTGAGTCCGGCGCTGGTCATCGCGGACTATCACCTCGACAAGATCACCTTCTCGGGATTCTGCAAAGAGATCAGCCGCCAGGACAATCTGGCCGAAACGCTGATCGTCTCCATGGTGGACGGTTCCGATCGCCTGGACGAAAGTAAATTGCGTTCGCTCGGGGTCCGGGCCTTTCTGAAGAAACCGCTGCACCGGGAACAACTGCTCGACACGATCAAAGGCATCCTCAACGGCGCCGCGGGAAATCCACCCAGCGGGAAACCAGCCAAAATACGGACGTGGCCCCCGGTCTCCACGGGAACGGACGATGAAGACGACGAATCCGCAAGCGATGCATCCATTGACGATGCCGCCCACCACGAGCTGGAGAAGGAGCACAGCCCCATGTCCCCATCACTGAGCCGTGCCGCCGCCCCGGCCGCATCCGCGCCCGCCTCGAACGACCCGACCGGGGAGGCCTTGATGAAGGGGCTCCTCGAGCACTTGTTGCATTCAGTCACAGTCCAGGCCGACCGGAAGATCAACGAACTGCTCCCAGCGGCCATTGCCAAAGACTTGGCCGGACAGGTGAATCTAGCCGTGGGGAAGGCGGTTCAAGCGGAAGTGGCAAAGCAACTGGCAGACGCGCTCGCACCGGAACGATTGCAGACCGTGATGCGAGCACTGATTCAAGCGGAATTGAAGCAACAGGCTCAGACCCAGCTTGGCGGCCTCGAGGCGACTGTTCGCCAGACCGTGACCGAGCTGGCCCCTGCCTTGGTGGAGCAGTCCACAGAGAAACGGTTGGGTGACCTCACGGACACCGGCGTGAAGCAACACCTACCGGAAGCGTTGAAGACACACCTTGGAACGATCGACCAGCTGGTGAAAAGGGAAGTCGAGCAGGTGGCCGCGAACTGCGCGCGACAGGCGGCCGATGAGATTGTGCACGAAATGGCAAAAGATCCGATCCGGGAGGCAGTGCAACGGATCGTTCCAGACGTGGCAGAAACTCAGATCCGGGCGGAGATCAAACGACTGAGCTCGCCCGACTAA
- a CDS encoding NAD-dependent deacylase — translation MGTGSTLGLIQQKLASARSVTVLTGAGISADSGVPTFRGADGLWRNFRAEDLATPEAFTRDPRLVWEWYSWRRELIATKRPNPAHEAVAHMEQRFERFWLITQNVDGLHRDAGSRKLSEIHGNIWLVRCTQCRRVTENRDVPIAILPLCGHCSGLLRPHIVWFGESLAEEDLETSAAALQSSDLCLIIGTSGLVYPAAGFGSIAKQAGAFVVEINLDATAQSGIVDAALQGRAKDIVPLLLQA, via the coding sequence ATGGGAACCGGATCAACTCTCGGTCTGATTCAGCAGAAGCTGGCCTCGGCACGATCGGTGACCGTGCTCACCGGGGCCGGGATTTCCGCCGACAGCGGCGTGCCGACCTTTCGCGGGGCCGACGGACTCTGGCGCAATTTTCGCGCGGAGGACCTCGCCACGCCCGAAGCCTTCACGCGGGATCCTCGCCTGGTGTGGGAATGGTACAGCTGGCGGCGAGAACTCATTGCGACCAAACGCCCCAACCCGGCCCACGAGGCCGTGGCGCACATGGAGCAACGGTTTGAGCGTTTCTGGCTCATCACGCAGAATGTGGACGGACTGCACCGTGACGCGGGCTCCCGGAAACTCTCAGAAATTCACGGCAACATCTGGCTGGTGCGCTGCACGCAATGCCGGCGGGTCACTGAAAATCGCGACGTGCCGATTGCAATCCTGCCTCTCTGCGGCCACTGCAGCGGGCTCCTCCGTCCGCACATCGTCTGGTTCGGAGAATCGCTGGCGGAGGAGGACCTTGAAACCAGCGCAGCCGCCCTTCAATCCAGCGACCTGTGCCTGATTATCGGCACCTCCGGTCTGGTCTATCCTGCGGCTGGTTTTGGTTCGATCGCGAAACAAGCAGGCGCGTTTGTCGTGGAAATCAATCTCGATGCCACCGCACAGTCAGGCATCGTCGATGCGGCGCTTCAAGGGCGCGCGAAGGACATCGTTCCGTTGTTATTGCAGGCGTGA